One Spiribacter halobius DNA segment encodes these proteins:
- a CDS encoding acetamidase/formamidase family protein: protein MVRSIFVAAACGLLALPALADTTDVTWQSRVLVEKQGEHCADDPHCFNRYHPAIEPVARAAPGDYVVFETRDALDTDLTLDSNADDLAALDLNLVHPMTGPVHIEGARQGDVLAVTLVDIEPDQYGYTVIVPGFGFLRDRFTEPFLVNWKLDGNAATSDQMPGVRVPMAAFMGSVGVLPGEAEVRAWREREAALADAGGVALAPQPIGAIPADVCGPDAPHADACLRTIPPRENGGNMDVQQMQVGTTLLLPCFIDGCGLFVGDVHYAQGDGEVSGTAIEMGARVTVRTEILRGRAAETPAPQFHGDDQLKTIAPADFYATVGYPLKESGTVPPSHEYLSGTVIPDLQNLNEDLTLAARNALLDMIDYIVREHGLSAEQAYILSSVAVDLVIGQVVDVPNYTVSAVLDLGVFEDR from the coding sequence ATGGTCCGTTCGATATTCGTCGCCGCCGCGTGCGGCCTGCTTGCCCTCCCGGCTCTCGCCGACACGACCGATGTCACCTGGCAGAGCCGGGTGCTGGTGGAGAAGCAGGGTGAGCACTGCGCAGACGACCCGCATTGCTTCAACCGCTATCACCCCGCCATCGAGCCGGTGGCGCGCGCGGCGCCCGGCGACTACGTCGTCTTCGAGACCCGGGACGCGCTCGACACCGACCTCACCCTGGACTCGAACGCGGACGACCTGGCCGCCCTCGACCTGAACCTGGTGCACCCGATGACCGGGCCGGTACATATCGAGGGCGCACGGCAGGGCGATGTGCTGGCGGTGACGCTCGTCGACATCGAACCGGACCAGTACGGATACACCGTGATCGTGCCCGGCTTCGGCTTCCTGCGTGACCGCTTCACCGAGCCCTTCCTGGTGAACTGGAAGCTCGACGGCAATGCCGCGACCTCCGACCAGATGCCGGGCGTGCGCGTGCCGATGGCGGCGTTCATGGGGTCGGTGGGGGTGCTTCCGGGCGAGGCGGAGGTGCGTGCCTGGCGGGAGCGCGAGGCCGCGCTGGCGGATGCCGGCGGGGTGGCGCTCGCGCCGCAGCCGATCGGGGCCATCCCCGCGGATGTCTGCGGTCCCGACGCGCCGCACGCGGATGCCTGCCTGCGCACCATTCCGCCGCGCGAGAACGGCGGCAACATGGACGTGCAGCAGATGCAGGTGGGCACGACACTGCTGCTCCCCTGCTTCATCGACGGCTGCGGGCTGTTCGTGGGCGACGTGCACTACGCGCAGGGGGACGGCGAGGTCTCGGGGACCGCCATCGAGATGGGCGCCAGGGTGACCGTGCGCACGGAGATCCTGCGTGGGCGCGCCGCGGAGACTCCGGCCCCGCAGTTCCACGGCGACGACCAGCTGAAGACCATCGCCCCCGCGGATTTCTACGCCACCGTTGGCTATCCGCTGAAGGAGTCCGGCACGGTGCCGCCGTCTCACGAGTACCTCAGCGGTACGGTGATCCCGGACCTGCAGAACCTCAACGAGGATCTCACCCTCGCCGCGCGCAACGCCCTGCTGGACATGATCGACTACATCGTCCGCGAGCACGGCCTGAGCGCGGAGCAGGCCTACATTCTCTCCAGTGTGGCCGTGGACCTGGTGATCGGGCAGGTCGTGGACGTGCCGAACTACACGGTTTCTGCAGTACTCGACCTCGGCGTGTTCGAGGATCGCTAG
- a CDS encoding GSU2403 family nucleotidyltransferase fold protein — protein sequence MTPEPLSLTARTLYAELREQTLAIGATENLAETPGTVVPKTVRGNRYLYYQYRDLSGQTRQAYLGPDDKRTRRWVDQLRERAHDRAEDLQRLNELRAAFLAAGGVPMDSAPLRVLKAFADAGLLQPGPGSAVLVGTHAFNALGNLLGVRWRTHMRTQDLDLAGEADIDIALRRPRTSAPDVLEQLGMGFIPVPTLDPRSPSTSFRVRGRELRVDLLAPQVGKATGSAVRVPALNAPAQPVRFLDYLLEGAIPAAIAGRRALVLANVPLPERFALHKLLVSESRPPAFSSKAGKDRIQALQLLQVLIEEAPDDLREAKIRLVERGAGWSDRLHRALARSEREAPEVVRVIEGI from the coding sequence ATGACGCCCGAGCCGCTGTCACTTACCGCCCGCACCCTGTACGCGGAGCTCCGGGAGCAGACGCTGGCCATCGGCGCCACCGAGAACCTGGCGGAGACGCCCGGCACCGTGGTGCCGAAGACCGTGCGCGGGAACCGGTACCTCTATTACCAGTACCGGGATCTCTCCGGTCAGACACGGCAGGCCTACCTCGGCCCGGACGACAAGCGAACGCGCCGGTGGGTCGATCAGCTGCGCGAGCGTGCCCACGACCGGGCGGAGGACCTGCAGCGGCTGAACGAGCTGCGCGCCGCGTTCCTGGCAGCGGGAGGCGTCCCCATGGACTCGGCACCGCTGCGGGTACTGAAAGCCTTCGCCGACGCCGGCCTGCTGCAGCCCGGCCCGGGGAGCGCGGTGCTGGTCGGCACGCACGCCTTCAACGCGCTGGGGAACCTGCTGGGCGTTCGCTGGCGCACCCACATGCGCACGCAGGATCTCGACCTGGCCGGCGAGGCGGACATCGACATCGCCCTGCGGCGCCCGCGCACGAGCGCACCGGACGTGCTCGAGCAGCTCGGCATGGGGTTCATTCCCGTGCCCACACTCGATCCGCGCTCCCCCTCCACCTCGTTCCGCGTCCGCGGACGCGAGCTGCGGGTCGATCTGCTCGCGCCGCAAGTCGGAAAAGCGACGGGCAGCGCAGTCCGCGTGCCGGCGCTCAACGCGCCGGCGCAGCCGGTGCGCTTCCTCGACTACCTGCTGGAAGGGGCCATCCCCGCGGCGATCGCGGGACGGCGTGCGCTGGTGCTGGCGAACGTGCCGCTGCCGGAGCGCTTCGCGCTGCACAAGCTGCTGGTGTCCGAGTCCCGCCCCCCCGCCTTCTCCAGCAAGGCCGGGAAGGATCGCATTCAGGCGCTGCAGCTCCTCCAGGTTCTGATCGAGGAGGCGCCCGACGACCTTCGCGAGGCGAAGATCCGGCTCGTCGAGCGCGGTGCCGGATGGAGCGACCGCCTGCATCGCGCGCTGGCCAGGAGCGAGCGCGAGGCCCCCGAAGTTGTTCGCGTGATCGAGGGCATCTAA
- a CDS encoding TRAP transporter substrate-binding protein — protein MRRLLSIALAAGLAASGTSAAQSWNMATPYPDATFHTQNVRDFVADIEDATDGALSVTVHSAGSLIRHPQIKRGVRTGQVQMGEVFISLLGSEDPVYAVDSIPFLATSYEDAERLWEASREPIESRLEADGLMLLYAVPWPAQGLYTSREVDSVEDLEGLRFRAYNAATSRLAELTGMEATQVEVPEIPQAFSTGIVEAMITSPTTGVNSKAWDFVDRFYDIQAWLPKNMVIVNREAFESLGEAEQAAVLEAAAAAEERGWRMSREEAEAQKAALAENGMEVVTPSDTLREQLAEIGRTMTEEWLEDTGADGEAIIEAYRAD, from the coding sequence ATGCGCCGCTTGCTCAGCATCGCCCTCGCCGCCGGCCTCGCGGCCTCCGGCACCAGTGCCGCGCAGAGCTGGAACATGGCCACGCCCTACCCGGACGCCACCTTCCACACCCAGAACGTCAGGGATTTCGTCGCCGACATCGAGGACGCCACCGATGGCGCCCTGAGCGTGACGGTGCACAGCGCCGGGTCGCTGATCAGGCACCCGCAGATCAAGCGCGGGGTGCGCACGGGCCAGGTGCAGATGGGCGAGGTGTTCATCTCCCTGCTCGGCAGCGAGGACCCGGTCTACGCCGTGGACTCGATCCCGTTCCTCGCCACCAGCTACGAGGATGCCGAGCGCCTCTGGGAGGCCTCCCGGGAGCCGATCGAGAGCCGGCTCGAGGCGGACGGGCTGATGCTCCTCTACGCCGTGCCCTGGCCGGCCCAGGGGCTGTACACCTCGCGCGAGGTGGACAGCGTCGAGGACCTGGAGGGGCTGCGGTTTCGTGCGTACAACGCCGCGACCTCGCGGCTCGCCGAGCTCACCGGCATGGAGGCGACCCAGGTAGAGGTGCCGGAGATCCCGCAGGCCTTCTCCACCGGCATCGTCGAGGCCATGATCACCTCGCCCACCACGGGCGTGAACAGCAAGGCCTGGGACTTCGTCGACCGCTTCTATGACATCCAGGCCTGGCTGCCGAAGAACATGGTGATCGTCAACCGTGAGGCCTTTGAGTCGCTGGGCGAGGCCGAGCAGGCGGCGGTACTCGAGGCGGCCGCCGCGGCCGAGGAGAGGGGCTGGCGGATGAGCCGCGAGGAGGCCGAGGCCCAGAAGGCCGCCCTGGCGGAGAACGGCATGGAGGTGGTCACGCCCTCGGACACCCTCCGGGAGCAGCTCGCCGAGATCGGCCGCACCATGACCGAGGAGTGGCTCGAGGACACCGGCGCCGACGGCGAGGCCATCATCGAGGCCTACCGGGCCGACTGA
- a CDS encoding TRAP transporter small permease, which translates to MRIVLDGLYRLAGVLAALCMAGIALVVLAQIAGRGLGFRVPEANEIAGYLVAGSAFLGLAPTLQAGTHIRVNLALQVLPPALRRWVEVWCLLLALAVVGYATWWALDLVIGSFEFDDRSPGELAIPLWIPQCALPLGLGMCAVALLDNLQAALRGQPPAYVEAESAADLPGWNR; encoded by the coding sequence ATGCGCATCGTGCTCGACGGACTCTATCGCCTCGCCGGCGTGCTGGCGGCGCTCTGCATGGCCGGGATCGCCCTGGTGGTGCTGGCGCAGATCGCCGGGCGCGGGCTCGGCTTCCGGGTGCCGGAGGCGAACGAGATCGCCGGCTACCTGGTGGCGGGCTCCGCCTTCCTCGGCCTGGCGCCGACCCTGCAGGCCGGCACCCACATCCGCGTGAACCTGGCGCTGCAGGTGCTGCCGCCGGCGCTGCGGCGCTGGGTGGAGGTCTGGTGCCTGCTGCTGGCGCTGGCCGTGGTCGGCTATGCGACCTGGTGGGCGCTGGATCTGGTGATCGGCTCCTTCGAGTTCGACGACCGCTCGCCCGGCGAGCTCGCGATCCCGCTCTGGATCCCGCAGTGCGCGCTACCGCTGGGGCTCGGCATGTGCGCCGTCGCGCTGCTGGACAATCTCCAGGCCGCGCTGCGCGGCCAGCCCCCCGCCTACGTCGAGGCCGAGTCCGCGGCTGACCTGCCGGGTTGGAACCGATGA
- a CDS encoding TRAP transporter large permease translates to MSAVAMGLILAAVLIALLASGIWVAVALFAVGLFAMEAFTTSPTGLALGTSLWGAIASWSLAPLPLFVWMGEILFRSRLSEDMYAGLAPWLGRLPGRLLHVNVLGCGVFAAVSGSSAATAATIGRMSIPQLRERGYPDRMIIGTLAGSGTLGLLIPPSIILIVYGISAELSIARLFIAGILPGLMLVGLFMGYVALWALLHPGRMPPAEPRLPLGERLWHARRLIPVLALVVGVIGSIYVGVATPTEAAALGVAGALLLSAGTRSLTWASFRDGLMGATRTSCMIVFILAGAAFLTTAMGYTGVPRLLAEWIAALDLSPLALLAALAVFFIVMGCFLDGISVVVLTTSVVLPMVQAAGIDLLWFGIFLVVIVEMAQITPPVGFNLFVLQGLAGRNIFQIAWASLPFFLVLLLAVVILVVFPELATWLPDRMGGR, encoded by the coding sequence ATGAGCGCGGTGGCCATGGGCCTCATCCTGGCCGCGGTGCTCATCGCCCTGCTCGCCAGCGGCATCTGGGTGGCGGTGGCGCTGTTCGCGGTGGGGCTGTTCGCCATGGAGGCCTTCACCACCTCGCCCACCGGGCTCGCCCTCGGGACGTCGCTCTGGGGCGCGATCGCGAGCTGGTCGCTGGCGCCGCTGCCGCTGTTCGTGTGGATGGGCGAGATCCTGTTCCGCTCGCGGCTCTCGGAGGACATGTACGCCGGGCTCGCGCCCTGGCTCGGGCGGCTGCCGGGGCGGCTGCTGCACGTCAACGTGCTCGGCTGCGGGGTGTTCGCCGCGGTCTCCGGCTCCTCGGCGGCCACCGCGGCCACCATCGGCCGCATGTCCATCCCCCAGCTGCGGGAGCGCGGCTATCCGGACCGCATGATCATCGGCACCCTCGCCGGCTCCGGCACGCTCGGGCTGCTCATCCCGCCCTCGATCATCCTCATCGTCTACGGCATCAGCGCCGAGCTCTCCATCGCCCGGCTGTTCATCGCCGGGATACTGCCGGGGCTGATGCTGGTGGGCCTGTTCATGGGCTACGTGGCGCTATGGGCGCTGCTGCACCCGGGGCGGATGCCACCGGCGGAGCCCCGGCTGCCGCTGGGCGAGCGGCTGTGGCACGCGCGCCGGCTGATCCCGGTGCTGGCGCTGGTGGTGGGGGTGATCGGCTCGATCTACGTGGGGGTGGCGACCCCTACGGAAGCCGCGGCCCTCGGCGTCGCCGGCGCGCTGCTGCTGTCTGCGGGCACCCGGTCGCTCACCTGGGCGAGCTTCCGCGACGGGCTGATGGGCGCAACCCGCACCTCGTGCATGATCGTGTTCATCCTCGCCGGCGCGGCCTTCCTGACCACGGCCATGGGCTACACCGGGGTGCCACGGCTGCTCGCCGAGTGGATCGCCGCCCTCGACCTCTCGCCGCTGGCCCTGCTGGCCGCGCTCGCGGTGTTCTTCATCGTCATGGGCTGCTTTCTGGACGGCATCTCGGTGGTGGTGCTCACCACCTCGGTGGTGCTGCCCATGGTCCAGGCCGCCGGCATCGACCTGCTCTGGTTCGGCATCTTCCTGGTGGTGATCGTGGAGATGGCGCAGATCACACCGCCGGTGGGGTTCAACCTGTTCGTGCTCCAGGGGCTCGCCGGCCGTAACATCTTCCAGATCGCCTGGGCGTCACTGCCGTTCTTCCTGGTGCTGCTGCTCGCCGTGGTGATCCTGGTGGTGTTCCCGGAGCTCGCCACCTGGCTTCCGGACCGGATGGGAGGGCGCTGA
- a CDS encoding hydantoinase B/oxoprolinase family protein yields the protein MGGWQFWIDRGGTFTDVIGRSPEGELVTRKVLSENPERYRDAALQGIREVLGLAPEDPIPAEALEHVKMGTTVATNALLERKGEPTALVITRGFGDALRIGYQSRPDIFARHIELPELLYREVIEADERVTAEGEVLTPLDETALVQDLEAARAAGCTACAICLVHGYRYPEHEQRAAAIAERIGFGQVSISHRVSPLMRLVGRGDTTVVDAYLSPILRRYAEQVAAALGDTRLLFMKSDGGLAEQRFFEGKDAILSGPAGGIVACARTGQMAGCERIIGFDMGGTSTDVSHFAGELERSFETVIAGVRMRVPMLQIHTVAAGGGSICHFDGSRYRVGPDSAGADPGPACYRRGGPLTVTDCNVMLGRLQPDFFPRVFGPGADEPLDVAAVERGFAELAAEIRAATGDDRPPEAVAEGFLQIAVANMANAIKEISVQRGHDVTTYTLNCFGGAAGQHACRVADALGMSQVLIHPLGGVLSAYGMGLADLTAVRELPVDERLDDGLLERLAPDLETLAEEARAELRAQGCPPERMRLQRRLHLKYEGTDTPLEIDLADAGGMREAFERAHRRQFGFLMPGKPLVAGAATVEVIGEGEAAAEEPEQAPSNAPLPAPLARVQAWFDGDYRATPVYEREALAPGHAVDGPAILRDPVATLVLEPGWRGEITPRGHLMLRRTAARPQREAVGTRVDPVMLEVFNNLFMSVAEQMGVTLQKTAYSANIKERLDFSCAVFDPDANLVANAPHVPVHLGSMGESVRAIVRRRADSMRPGDVFMLNDPYHGGTHLPDITVVTPVFDDAGERIVFYIASRAHHADVGGTTPGSMPPDSRRIDEEGVLIDNFHLVADGELREAAVRELFAAGDRPARDIEQNLSDLRAQIAANEKGIAELRRMIGQFGLEVVHAYMGHVQDNAEEQVRRVLDALADGEAGMQLDNGAEIRVAVRVDRDARTATVDFTGTSAEQAGNFNAPVAVTRAAVLYVLRTLVADRIPLNDGCLKPVQLVIPEGSLLNPHPPAAVVAGNVEVSQVVTDALYAAMDAMAASQGTMNNFTFGNARYQHYETLCGGTGAGPGFHGASAVQSHMTNSRLTDPEVLEWRFPVLLEGFAIRRGSGGAGRWHGGDGAVRRLRFREPMTAAILSNRRRIAPPGLAGGADGTPGRQWIERADGRHEPLSGTDRREVEPGDVFVIETPGGGGYGEP from the coding sequence ATGGGCGGCTGGCAGTTCTGGATCGACCGCGGCGGCACGTTCACCGACGTCATCGGCCGCAGCCCCGAGGGGGAGCTCGTCACCCGCAAGGTGCTCTCGGAGAACCCGGAGCGCTACCGCGACGCCGCCCTGCAGGGAATCCGCGAGGTGCTGGGGCTGGCTCCGGAGGATCCGATCCCCGCCGAGGCGCTCGAGCACGTGAAGATGGGCACCACCGTCGCCACCAATGCCCTGCTGGAGCGCAAGGGCGAGCCCACGGCGCTGGTGATCACGCGGGGCTTCGGCGACGCCCTGCGCATCGGCTACCAGTCCCGCCCGGACATCTTCGCCCGCCACATCGAGCTCCCCGAGCTGCTCTACCGCGAGGTGATCGAGGCCGACGAGCGGGTCACCGCCGAGGGCGAGGTGCTGACGCCGCTGGACGAGACGGCGCTGGTGCAGGACCTGGAGGCCGCCCGTGCGGCGGGCTGCACCGCCTGCGCCATCTGCCTGGTGCATGGCTACCGCTACCCGGAGCACGAGCAGCGAGCCGCCGCCATCGCCGAGCGCATCGGCTTTGGCCAGGTCTCCATCTCCCATCGGGTGAGCCCGCTGATGCGGCTGGTGGGCCGGGGCGACACCACGGTGGTGGATGCCTACCTCTCGCCCATCCTGCGCCGCTATGCCGAGCAGGTGGCGGCGGCCCTCGGCGACACCCGGCTGCTGTTCATGAAGTCCGACGGCGGGCTCGCCGAGCAGCGCTTCTTCGAGGGCAAGGATGCCATCCTCTCGGGGCCCGCCGGGGGCATCGTCGCCTGCGCCCGCACCGGGCAGATGGCGGGCTGCGAGCGCATCATCGGCTTCGACATGGGCGGCACCTCCACCGACGTCTCCCACTTTGCCGGCGAGCTCGAGCGCAGCTTCGAGACGGTGATCGCCGGGGTGCGCATGCGCGTGCCCATGCTGCAGATCCACACCGTCGCCGCCGGCGGCGGCTCCATCTGCCACTTCGATGGCAGCCGCTACCGGGTCGGCCCGGACTCCGCCGGCGCCGACCCCGGCCCGGCCTGTTACCGCCGCGGCGGCCCGCTCACCGTGACCGACTGCAATGTCATGCTCGGGCGCCTGCAGCCGGACTTCTTCCCGCGGGTATTCGGACCCGGCGCCGACGAGCCGCTGGACGTCGCCGCCGTGGAGCGCGGCTTCGCCGAGCTCGCCGCGGAGATCCGCGCCGCCACCGGCGACGACCGGCCGCCGGAGGCGGTGGCCGAGGGCTTCCTGCAGATCGCCGTCGCCAACATGGCCAATGCCATCAAGGAGATATCCGTCCAGCGCGGGCACGACGTCACCACCTATACCCTCAACTGCTTCGGCGGCGCCGCCGGCCAGCACGCCTGCCGGGTGGCGGACGCCCTCGGCATGAGCCAGGTGCTGATCCACCCGCTGGGCGGCGTGCTCTCCGCCTACGGCATGGGACTCGCCGACCTCACCGCGGTGCGCGAGCTGCCGGTGGACGAGCGCCTGGATGACGGGCTGCTGGAGCGGCTCGCGCCGGACCTGGAGACGCTGGCCGAGGAGGCCCGCGCGGAGCTGAGGGCCCAGGGCTGCCCGCCGGAGCGCATGCGCCTGCAGCGCCGCCTGCACCTCAAGTACGAGGGCACGGACACGCCGCTGGAGATCGATCTCGCCGACGCCGGCGGCATGCGGGAGGCCTTCGAGCGTGCCCACCGGCGCCAGTTCGGCTTCCTCATGCCGGGCAAGCCGCTGGTGGCCGGCGCCGCCACGGTGGAGGTGATCGGCGAGGGCGAGGCGGCGGCCGAGGAGCCCGAGCAGGCTCCGAGCAATGCGCCGCTCCCCGCCCCCCTGGCCCGGGTGCAGGCCTGGTTCGACGGCGACTACCGGGCCACCCCGGTCTACGAGCGCGAGGCGCTGGCACCCGGCCACGCCGTGGACGGCCCCGCCATCCTGCGCGACCCGGTGGCCACCCTGGTGCTGGAGCCCGGCTGGCGCGGCGAGATCACCCCGCGCGGGCACCTCATGCTGCGCCGGACAGCGGCGCGCCCGCAGCGCGAGGCGGTGGGCACCCGGGTGGATCCGGTCATGCTCGAGGTGTTCAACAACCTGTTCATGTCCGTCGCCGAGCAGATGGGCGTCACCCTGCAGAAGACGGCCTACTCCGCGAACATCAAGGAGCGGCTCGACTTCTCCTGCGCGGTGTTCGACCCGGACGCGAACCTCGTCGCCAACGCCCCCCACGTGCCGGTGCACCTCGGCTCCATGGGCGAGAGCGTGCGCGCCATCGTCCGCCGCCGCGCCGACAGCATGCGCCCGGGGGACGTCTTCATGCTCAACGACCCCTACCACGGCGGCACCCACCTGCCGGACATCACCGTGGTGACGCCGGTCTTCGACGACGCCGGCGAGCGCATCGTCTTCTACATCGCGAGCCGCGCCCACCATGCCGATGTCGGCGGCACCACGCCGGGCTCCATGCCCCCGGACAGCCGCCGCATCGACGAGGAGGGGGTGCTGATCGACAACTTCCACCTGGTGGCCGACGGCGAGCTGCGGGAGGCCGCCGTGCGCGAGCTGTTCGCCGCCGGCGACCGGCCGGCCCGGGACATCGAGCAGAACCTGAGCGACCTGCGGGCGCAGATCGCCGCCAATGAGAAGGGCATCGCCGAGCTGCGCCGGATGATCGGCCAGTTCGGCCTCGAGGTGGTGCACGCCTACATGGGCCACGTGCAGGACAACGCCGAGGAGCAGGTGCGCCGGGTGCTGGACGCCCTCGCCGACGGCGAGGCGGGCATGCAGCTCGACAACGGCGCGGAGATCCGTGTGGCGGTGCGAGTCGACCGCGACGCCCGCACGGCGACGGTGGACTTCACCGGCACCAGCGCAGAGCAGGCGGGCAACTTCAACGCCCCGGTGGCGGTGACCCGGGCCGCGGTGCTGTACGTCCTGCGCACGCTGGTGGCCGACCGCATCCCCCTCAACGACGGCTGCCTGAAGCCCGTGCAGCTGGTGATCCCCGAGGGCTCGCTGCTCAACCCCCATCCCCCCGCCGCGGTGGTGGCGGGCAATGTGGAGGTGAGCCAGGTGGTCACCGATGCCCTCTACGCCGCCATGGACGCCATGGCGGCCTCCCAGGGCACCATGAACAACTTCACCTTCGGCAACGCCCGCTACCAGCATTACGAGACCCTCTGCGGCGGCACCGGCGCCGGCCCGGGCTTCCACGGCGCGAGCGCGGTGCAGTCACACATGACCAACAGCCGGCTCACCGACCCCGAGGTGCTGGAGTGGCGCTTTCCCGTGCTGCTGGAGGGCTTCGCCATCCGCCGCGGCTCCGGCGGCGCGGGCCGCTGGCACGGTGGCGACGGCGCGGTGCGCCGCCTGCGCTTCCGCGAGCCGATGACCGCGGCGATCCTCTCCAACCGCCGCCGGATCGCCCCACCCGGCCTCGCCGGCGGCGCCGACGGCACCCCCGGCCGGCAATGGATCGAGCGCGCCGACGGCCGCCACGAGCCCCTCTCCGGCACCGACCGCCGAGAGGTGGAGCCCGGCGATGTGTTCGTGATCGAGACGCCCGGGGGCGGCGGCTACGGAGAGCCCTGA
- a CDS encoding transporter substrate-binding domain-containing protein: MLRKHVTVVSAALAAALTAGSLQAQETLQAVTDPSFVPFEMRDRETGEMVGFDMDILAEVAERAGFEYELETMDFQGIIPALQTRNKDIAIAGITITEEREEVVDFSDPYYDSGLRLLVMANNDDIQTVEDLAGHSVGTKTGSTSHDFLRNRLEAEDVTIEPYPGSADMYQALLGGAVDAVLYDAPNVGYFAQTRGDGRVKTVGPLYEGQQYGLALVEGSDWVEPVNEALASMKEDGTYDEIYEKWFGEAPDSN, translated from the coding sequence ATGCTACGCAAGCACGTTACCGTCGTCTCCGCCGCGCTGGCGGCGGCGCTCACCGCCGGCTCCCTGCAGGCCCAGGAGACCCTGCAGGCGGTCACCGATCCGAGCTTCGTCCCCTTCGAGATGCGTGACCGGGAAACCGGCGAGATGGTCGGCTTCGACATGGACATCCTCGCCGAGGTGGCCGAGCGCGCCGGCTTCGAGTACGAGCTCGAGACCATGGACTTCCAGGGCATCATTCCCGCCCTGCAGACGCGCAACAAGGACATCGCCATCGCCGGCATCACCATCACCGAAGAGCGTGAAGAGGTGGTGGACTTCTCCGACCCCTACTACGACTCCGGCCTGCGCCTGCTGGTGATGGCCAACAACGACGACATCCAGACCGTGGAGGACCTGGCCGGTCACAGCGTCGGCACCAAGACCGGCAGCACCAGCCACGACTTCCTGCGCAACCGGCTGGAGGCCGAGGACGTCACCATCGAGCCCTATCCGGGCAGCGCCGACATGTACCAGGCGCTGCTGGGCGGAGCCGTGGATGCCGTCCTGTACGACGCCCCGAACGTGGGCTACTTCGCCCAGACCCGGGGCGATGGCCGGGTGAAGACGGTCGGCCCGCTCTACGAGGGCCAGCAGTACGGTCTGGCGCTGGTCGAGGGCAGCGACTGGGTGGAGCCCGTCAACGAGGCGCTGGCCTCGATGAAGGAAGACGGCACCTACGACGAGATCTACGAGAAGTGGTTCGGCGAGGCGCCGGACAGCAACTGA
- a CDS encoding amino acid ABC transporter permease, with the protein MDLEFQFDWAATIDALPYLLTGLPWTVAIAGGGLFIGFFIGIFFGLLSIGPVKALRAPAIAYIEIFRGTPVLVQVLFIFYGMPQILGGPIDKITASVAAIALNAGAYISEIVRGGVQSIDRGQREAGQSLGLSRGQTFYYVIWPQALRRMIPPLGNQAIISLKDTSLFSVIGVGELVRQGQIYIADTFSALETYFMVALLYLAITFSLAMLLRLYERRGFGSLN; encoded by the coding sequence GTGGATCTCGAATTCCAGTTCGACTGGGCGGCCACCATCGACGCCCTGCCCTATCTGCTGACGGGCCTGCCCTGGACGGTGGCCATCGCCGGCGGCGGGCTCTTTATCGGTTTCTTTATCGGGATCTTCTTCGGGCTGCTCAGCATCGGCCCGGTGAAGGCGCTGCGCGCGCCGGCCATCGCCTACATCGAGATCTTCCGGGGCACGCCGGTGCTGGTGCAGGTGCTGTTCATCTTCTACGGCATGCCGCAGATCCTGGGCGGGCCGATCGACAAGATCACGGCGAGCGTCGCCGCTATCGCCCTGAACGCGGGTGCCTACATCTCCGAGATCGTCCGCGGCGGCGTGCAGTCCATCGACCGCGGGCAGCGCGAGGCGGGGCAGTCCCTCGGGCTCTCACGCGGCCAGACCTTCTACTACGTGATCTGGCCCCAGGCCCTGCGACGGATGATTCCGCCGCTGGGCAACCAGGCCATCATCAGCCTCAAGGACACCTCGCTGTTCTCGGTGATCGGCGTCGGCGAGCTGGTGCGCCAGGGCCAGATCTACATCGCCGATACCTTCTCGGCGCTGGAAACCTACTTCATGGTGGCGCTGCTGTATCTCGCCATCACCTTCAGCCTCGCCATGCTGCTGCGGCTCTACGAGCGCCGCGGCTTCGGCAGCCTGAACTGA